The genomic interval CTCCGGTACATGTTTCTACAGCAGCAGCCTTCGGTACATTGCAGCCTGCTTTTCCGGAAACCGGATTGAAGGAACTGATTCAACTTCCTGTAAGTGAATGGAGAAAATCATTGAAAAATGATTTTGAGCATACTGTTTTCTCTAAATATCCTGAAATTGCCCGGATAAAAGAGCAGCTTTATCATGCGGGTGCAAAATTTGCGTTAATGAGTGGCAGTGGTTCAAGTGTATTTGCGATATTTGAGCAGGCAGTCACCTTACCGCAACTGGAAAAAGATAATCAAGTGTTTTATAATATTTAAGCTAGCAATGGAAATCAACTTAATACGTAAGAGCGGTTTATTCAATTTTGAAGCCGAAAATTCGGGAGGAAAAACAGTCGAACTGGATGCAAATCCTAAGATAGGCGGGGAAGGTAAAGGTTTCAGGCCTATGGAAATGTTACTGGTTGGCTTAGGTGGATGCAGCGGGATTGATGTGGTGAATGTACTGACCAAGCAGAAAGAACCACTCAACGATATTAAAATTAAAATAAATGCCACTCGTAAGGAGGAAGAAGTCCCTCCGGTTTTTGAGGTAATTGATATCCATTTTGAGCTTTACGGAAACCTGAATGAACAAAAGGTGGAAAGAGCTTTAGCCCTGACTTTTGATAAGTACTGTTCGGTTTCAAATATTCTGGGCCGTTCAGCGACCATCAACTTTTCATATACTATCCATAATTAATAACATGCAAGAAGATAATTTTGAAACCCTGGCCATCCGTTTGCAAACTGAACGCAGTCAGTATAAAGAACATTCAGTACCCCTTTACTTAACTTCAAGTTATAAGTTTGACGACTCCGAAGAGATGCGCGCCTTGTTTGCGAATGAAAAAGAAGGAAATGTTTATAGCCGTTATGCCAATCCTAATACTTCAGAGCTGATTGAAAAGATGGCAGCGCTGGAGGGTGCTGAAACGGGTTGGGTAACTGCTACAGGTATGGCTGCTATTTTTACCACTTTTGCTACTTTTCTGAGTGCAGGAGATCATATTTTATCAAGCCGTTCTGTTTTCGGTTCTTCTCACCAGCTGTTGAATGGGATTTTTCCTAAATGGAATATTTCCTATACTTATGCTGACCTGGATAAAAAAGAACAATGGGAAAATGGTATTCAGCCAAATACTAAAGTAATTTTTGTGGAAACACCTTCTAATCCCGGAATTGATATTATCGATTTAGAATGGATTGGCCAGCTGGCTAAAAAACATAATATATTACTGATCGTTGATAACTGTTTTGCAACTCCATATTTACAGCAGCCACTAAAATATGGTGCTGATATTTCTATACACTCTGCCACGAAATTTATTGATGGACAGGGACGTACTTTAGGTGGTGTGATTTTGGGCTCTGATAAACTGATCAGACAAATTGAAGGTTTCGCAAGACATAGCGGGCCGGCGATGTCACCATTTAATGCATGGATACTTTCCAAGAGTTTAGAAACACTGGCTGTTCGTATGGACAGACATTGTGAAAGTGCTTTAAAAGTAGCTGAATTTTTAGAAGCACATCCTCAAGTTAAACAGGTCAGGTATCCGTTTTTACCTTCACATCCGCAATATGATATTGCTAAAAAGCAAATGAAGCTGGGTGGTGGTATTGTAACATTAACGATTAATGGTGGTGTAACAGCAGCAGGAAGCTTTATGGATAAACTGAAGATGTTTTCTATTTCAGCGAATCTTGGCGATACCCGTTCTATTGCTACCCATCCGGCAACAAGTACGCATGCGAAACTGACTGAAGAAGAAAGGTTGCAGGTGGGTATTGAACAGGGAACTGTCCGCCTTTCTATCGGGCTGGAACATATCAATGATATTATTGCTGATATTGAGCAGGCATTGAGCTAAACAAAATATTAAATAGTTATCCTTGATTTTTGAAGGATAACTATTTTTTACCCTCTGCACACTACTTTTTGCCTCTGAATATATTGATAAATTTATCCAGAAGGCTTTGTCTGGCTACCGGGATCTCAAATCCTGATGCTTTTACTTTTTCTTTGTATTCTTCTGCTAAAATCTTGTTTTCAAAACCAGGTACATACGTGTAAACCTCATATAAATTCAGGTTGGCTTCTTCATAACCTGATTCTGCTGCTTTTTTATAGCGGTCAATGGCCAGTGGGATATTGACTTTCATTTCTATCCCATCCTGTGCATAAGTACCGAGCTGCCAATGCGCATAACTTTCATTATCGGCAGCTGCCTTCACTAAATAAGGCAATGCTTTAGCGGTGTCGCCAAGATGGTTATATAGCCAGGCTAATTCGACATTCACGTTTTCATCTTCTTTTTCTGCTATCAGATAATACTTTAAAGCCAGTTCGTAATTTTCAGGGGTTCTTGGCAAAACGTCATAGTAATAGGTTGCGAGCTTAAAAGCTGCTGGCTGGTAACCTGCTTCAAAGGCCTGTGTATACCAATAACACATTTGCAACTCGTCCGGCGGAATTCCCATACCAGCCGAATAACAAATACCTGTGTTGTACATTCCCACAACAGAACCTGCTTTTGCTGAGCTCAGAAATAATTGGAAGGATGCTTCTTCGTTTTTATATTCCGGATAAAGGTCATCTGCATCTTCATAGATAAGAGCCAGATCATTCATCGAATACGCATGATTCAGTGTTACGGCCTCCTGAAAAAGTTTGACAGCTTTTGCTATATCCGCTTTTTTTCCTGTTGCCAGCAATGCTTTTGCCAGTTTATAAAGCGAATCTCCCGGAGGAAGATTTTTATTGATGAAGGCTTGAAGCTGAATAGCCTGATCTGCATTGAAATAGTAAAACTCATATGCACTATTGGAATCAATATAATCCTGCAATATTTGCGGGTCGGCATCTGTGATCGTATCTTGATTAATCAAATAGACCTGATTGTCTTTATAAGCATAACAAGAGTCTTCGTGATCATTGCTGCTGATGATAAAATCATAGCTAACAGGTGACCCGGATTTTCCGAATGCATTGATCACACCCCATAAACCATTTTGCTGAACAGCAAGGGTAGTCTGATTCAATACATTGATCTGGTCGTAGCACAGTTCAGTGATTTGCTGATTAAAATTACCCACTGAAAGATAAATTCCATATTTCTTACCTTTCTTGATTTTTAGAAATGTGCAGTATTCATCCTTCGCTTCATCAGGTATTGCCGGATATAAAAGCTGAATTGGTTCGTTTAAAACCAGGTCAAGTTTTTCAATTTTATCATAATCGAAACCAAGAAGCAGTTGCCCTTTATAATCGATTAAGCCTTGTTTTTTCTGCTTTCTAAGGATGAAAATGGTGTAGAGATTCTCTTTTATCTTTTCATAGCCGCTGATCAGCAGTTGTGCCTGATCATTGTATAATAAATTCTCTGTTGTGTTTTCGCTTTTGATAAGTTCATAGAGATAGGATTCCCCTGGGATATTGAAGCTGTTCACCCATTGCGGGCTGCCTTCAGTTAGCCTTATAAAACGGTTAGTATAGATTAATTTTGTCTCTTTATCCGGAACAGGAATCATAAAGGTTGATCCGTAATCGTCGGAGGTTACAGGCTCTTCATGCTCAAAAGGAATGAGGATTGTATTTTTTATATCAACGACTCCCCATTGATCATTTAACCTGGCCGTGAAATAGCGGCCGTCTGAAAGTATATCTGTCAGATCCTGATATTGGAAATCAAGAACAACCAATCCTTTTTTATCAATTAAGCCATATTGGCCTGCTTTGACTACAGCAGCATAATCCTCTTCAAAATCAAAGGCGTCATCAAATTGAAGCTTTATAAATTCCTGACCACTTTTGTTTACATAGCCGAACTTACCGCCTGTGGAGACCACAGCAATATCATCATAGCTAAAATCATAAATGTGCTCATAAACCGGAGCAATTATGATTTTTCCTGCTCCATCTTTTAAACCTTTCAGTCCATTTTCTTCAAAAATCTCAGTATCTGCGGGTGCAGGATGATCAATCATTGCCCATCCATAATCAAATCCTTCGTAATTCAGCAGTTCTTTGAAATTTGTGAAACCCTGGCCCGTGAATCCGGAGGCCAAAGAAAGATTTAACTGCGAGCAATCATCAGTGTCCATCGCATTGGTGAGAATTGCATTGTTATACCTGATGTTTTCCAGCCATTCCTGTGCCTGATCGCCATGGGTTTCGTCGCTCATGTTAAATACATCAGAAGCATTGAGCAGGAAATAAGGCTGATCCAAGCCATCCAGATAATTAAAAAGACGTTCTTTAGCGAGTTGAAAAGCTTCTGTATGAGCAATTAATTCATCCTGATGCTTTTCGATGAAGTTGTAGAATCTTTTGAAGTTTGCTATACCTGCTTCAGCGTGGTAAAAAAGAACAGGGCTATCTTCTGGTTCCTCCGGATTAAAACTAAGATGTACATCAAAGCTCCCGTCTGCAATAATACGGCCGTCACTAACTAATAATGGATGAAGCAGAATAGAAAGTTCATATCCCCATTCCATCATTTCTATGCTTTGCTCATTATAGGCATCTGGTTCGCTGGTGTTATACAGGTATACTCTGTGGGACATAGGTTAAATAATTATTTTTATTTACTTTGGCGAAACTATGAAAATATCAGCTGCTATAGTACTGCTTTCACTAATTTTTATTCAGGCAAATGGACAGTCTATCATCCATCCGCAAGATAAATTAAAAATTGTTACCCCATCTCTGATTGTATTGGGTAATGTGCAGGATGGTGGCTCGCCACATATTGGCTGTATGAAGACGTGTTGTGAAAAATTGTTCATTAATCCAGACCCAACCCGTATGGTTTCCTCTTTGGGGGTCATTGATCCGGAGCATAAATTAACCTGGTTATTTGATGCTACCCCGGATTTTACTTTTCAGTCGAAAGCTTTAAAAAATGCCGCTGAATTTGGTGCTAAAGAAGTTCCTGACGGTATTTTTATCACACATGCACATATGGGTCATTACACAGGTTTAATGTATCTGGGCAGGGAAGCTTTGAACTCCAGACAAGTACCCGTTTATGCTATGCCAAAAATGAAGTATTTTCTGGAACATAACGGGCCGTGGAGCCAACTGATTACCCTGAATAATATCAGCATCAGGCCTGTTCAGAACGGACAGACAAATACGCTGTCTTCGAATATTAAAGTAACGGCTTTTAAAGTCCCGCACCGGGATGAGTTTTCTGAAACAGTTGGTTATCAGATCGAAGGGCCAAATAAAAAAGCATTGTTTATCCCGGATATTGACAAATGGTCCAAATGGGACAAAAATATTGCAGATGAAATCAAGAAGGTAGATTATGCGTTTATTGATGCTACATTTTACGATGCCGCGGAGATGAACAACAGACCAATTGCTGAAATTCCGCACCCTTTAGTGGTGGAGAGTATGGAACTGTTCAAAAATCTGCCGTTACAGGAAAAAGATAAAATTTATTTTATCCATATGAACCATACCAATCCTTTATTGAATCCACAAAGCGGACAAACAAAAACTGTTCTTAAAAACGGATTCCATATTGCACGGTATAACGACGTATTTGAATTGTAAAAAGGCTTAGCTGATATAATCTCTGTCTTCGTCACTCAAAGCGCCTTTTACAGGAGGTGGATTAACGGGAAGGATTTCGTCTTCATTTCTATCATAAGTACTGATGACAGTTCTTGGACGGCCTGCCCAATATCCCAGCAGGAAACCAGCAAATGTGCATATTCCTACAACCAGTAATTTAGAAATGTCCTTTTTAATGAATATAAAGTCGAATTGTACTGCGTCTGTATTCATCATCAGAAAAATAGTGATTAATACGGTGAGAATGATGATCAGGATGGTTTTAGTACGCATGAGCTTAGAAAGTATAGTTAACAATTAATTCAAAAATAGGATGATGATGATATTCTTTGTTTACAAACACAAATCTTGTACCTAAATCAACATTCGGCTGGTAACGCAGCAGATTCATATTGCCATGTAATTCAAATCCATAAGTTTTAGGCTGGGACATATTGCTGTCTGTACCCAGATTCTCATAATGACAGAATATACCGCCCCTCACATTTCTGATATAAGCCAGCGGGCCAATTTCTGCATCAGGATAAAAAAGAGGGAAACGATAATTGAAAAGCAAAGTATTTTTAAGCCTGCTTTTCGCCATGATATTGTTGTAACCATATACTGTATTGATATCGTTATTGTAAGTCCTGATTCCGGTTGCCTCCTGGTAATTGAAATTGGCGAGGAAGGAGTGGTTTTTAGCCAGTCCGGGAAAATAAAGAAAACCTGCTACTGTAAATAAATCTCCGGTTAACTGTTTGTCGAAAGGCTGGCTATAATAAGAAAACCTTAAAATCTGTGCCCATTTTGGGGCGATATCTCTTTCAGCAGTTCTGGTGGTATGGGTAAAGGTGAATCCTGTTTCTAATGGAAACCGGAGTGCGGTGACAAAATTGGCAGGTAAATTCTGCGCATCGTATCTTTGCGTATAGCTTGTTCCTGCATTCACCGAAAAATTATAATTGTGATTTTGTGCACTCAGATTAATGGGAACAACTGCCTGCAGTCTGACATAATTCTCCCGCCAGTCTCCTTGTTTAGTACCTGACCCTGTAGAATAAAAAGTTCTGCGCGGCCGGTTACTGTAAGTCAGGTTGAAAATAGGATATAAACTTTTAAAGCTGGCTCCTGCATTATATTCAAACCTGCCAAGATCGCGCTGATAGTTTACTCCGGCATAAGCATCAAAAGTATTCAATAAGTTGTTTGACCTGAATTGTAAGCCTCCTTTGTATTCATCCTCTATTACCGGGATTAAACTGTGTACATTGATCAGGTGGCCTAACTTGTGGTAAGGTGCGGAAGTAAAACTGCTGTCGGGGATGTGATCAAATACATTGCCTGTATTTTCCTGTTTTTCGGCAGCTGCGCCAAAGAAGACAAAATTGTCCTTGCCGACAGGCTGTTCCTCAATTTTTGTTTGCGCAATTTCATAGCCAAACAGGTTATAGCTATTCAATAAGATACTGTCTGTTCCTTTAATTACCGAAGGATTAAATGCGCCATATTTAGAAGCGCTCAGGGCATTTATTTTTTTAGAATTGACGTTGATACTGTAAATGTTGTTGATTCCATTGTAATGGGCGTTAAAGGCGATGTTTGCACCGATGAATACTGGCCTGCTTAATTGTTGCGGAGTTTCACTGATCAGTTGAGTAGTTTTGCCGTCAGCATCCACTGTCCAGAGTGCTTTACCTGCTTCTTTGACACTGATATAAGTAATTACAGAGCCGTCATTGTTGAAAGATGGGGTTTGGATTAACAGGTTTTCAGGATTCTTATATGTCCGGAGGATCTTACCATTTGCAGCATCCATCACGATTAATTTTACTTTATTGCTCAGGTCAATTTGTACGGCAACGATCTTAGACCCATCCGCAGAAAGGGTAGGAGAGAAGATTCTTGATCTGGAACTTAACTTATTCAGTTTTTTGGTTTGCAGGTTATAAGTACAGATTACGCTGTAACTCCTTTGTTGAAATCTCGGATCGAGCCTGACTTCGTCCCAGACGATCAGATCGTTTGCGTAACTGAACCAAGGTTGCTCCTGCTGACCAATTCCTTGTATTCTTTGCTCTTTTTTATCTTTATCGATCAGCATCAGCGCTGCTGGCATAGCTTTACTTTGTTTAAGGACCAGGATTTTTCCGTCAGGCATTTTCACCGGAAGGAAATAGTCTGTTGCATATTTTGCTTCCCGGTTCAATACCGCATAATCTTTAACAGGACTAAGCCGGGCTTGCTTTTCCCAGTCTGCTTTGACTTTTGCCGAAGTATATTCGTACCATTGCTTACCGTTTTTGCCACTGAATTTTTTAAGACTTTTGGCAAATGGATAAATGCGCACCGGACGATCTTTAATATCAGTTAATACGCTGTCGAAAACAAACTTTCCGGCAGCTTGTCTGATTTGAGAAGCCATCAGGTAACCGGTCTGATAATAACCTGGTGTCACATCTTTTTGAGAACCGAAATTTGCTTTACTGTAAGAGAGGTTTTTTCCTTGCAGCAGCGCAGTCCGGTAAGGCATAATCCAGTTGGGCTGTCTGCCGCGTCCCACATCGGTCAGAGAAGTTTCATTGGAAACTGCATCTCCTTCAAAGAACCATAAAGGGATACTTACCCCCATCCATGCGAAGTAAACTTCTTCGGGAAATGGATAAGGCCTGCCACTAGTCAGCTTATCGAACTGAGCAGCGTGACGCAATTCATGGACGGCCAGGTTATTCAACCAGTCCTGACTATCAAATTGCTGGGGAGGGGTAGTGTTGAATTCTGACTTTTTAGGGCCAAGCTGAACGAAGCCATTTGCAATTACACCCTGATTTTGAAATACAATCGGAATGGTGGTTTTCCTGACATTCAGGCTGCGGCCAACTTTAGGAAAGATGTAGCGGATATTATTGGCCATCCGCTGTGCTTCAGTTTCCATTTCTACCGGGTAAATGATTTGGAATCCTGAGGTATTGATTTGTCTCCAGTTTACACCAAAAGGGTTCTGCTGTCCGCCAAAAATCTGAGCGGTGGCTTTATCTGTGATAAAAATTGAGATGAGTAGTATTAAGGCAGTGATTATAAATTTATTATTCTTTGTTTTATAGTGCATTATGTTGTTGTACTAAAAGAATTGTTTTTTTGAATGGATGTTTTTCCTTGTGCTGAAGATACAGTTATTCCGCACAAATTATCAACAAATTTATATGCTAAATTTAAATGGAAATTTGGTTACCCTGGAAGATAATTAACTTTTACTCTGGCGTTTCTTATAGATTGGATATAAGAATACAGCGCCTAAAATCAGGGCAGAACCCATATAAAATCCGGCAGACATCGTCTCTTTGTGGCCAAAGAAAAGGAAGGCTAAAATAATCCCGTAAACAGGTTCCATATTACTGATCAGTGCAACGCGGAAAGCAGACAGTGTGCGCATCACAGAGACCCCGGCAATGTAAGCAAGCGCGGTACAGACCGTTCCTAGTATCATCAGGTAAATCCAGTCGGATACGCTCAGGTTGAAACTTTCATTCAGCAGGCTATGGTCAAATAAACGGTAAATGGTAATCCAGAAAAAAGCACCGGAAAGCTCATAAAAGCTAATTACTTTGGCATCGCTTTTTTGTGCAAAGTTAGAATTGATGATAGAGAACAAGCTGGAAGCTACTGCTGCAGAAAGACCGAAAATGATGCCCGCTGTATAATTGGATTCGAAATGAAAGATCAGATAAATCCCAAAAATGATCACTATTCCAATAAAGATATCGCTGAGCTGAATCGCGGTCCTTTTAATGACAGGTTCAAGGATCGCGGTAAACAAGGTGAAAGAGGAGAGGCATACCAGCGTTACGGATACTGTTGATACTTTGATGGCCTGAAAGAAAAGAATCCAGTGAAGGGCTACAATACTGCCAGTAAAAAAGAACTGCAGAAACTCTTTTTTTGTTACCCTGATACTGAATTTTGTAGCTTTAAAATAGATCAGTAAAGTGATGCTGGCAATTAATACCCTGTACCAGACCATTTCAACTGAACCAATAGAGATCAGCGCACCCAGAATTCCGGTGAATCCCCAGATAAAAACAGTAGCATGAAGAATCAGCAGGTTTCTGTTGATTTCCGAAGGAGAGAGCGGTTTCATTATTTAGGTGCTTTTTTTAACAGATAAAGACCCAGTAATCCGAAGAATATAGTGGGGATCAGAACAGCCAGCAGGGGTGGGATTCCGCCTTTGAGCGAGAACATCTTCGCAAACTGGTTCATCACAATGTAAAGGAAACTCAGAATAATCCCTATGCCTAAAGGCAGGCCAACACCTCCTCTTACCTTACGGGAAGAAAGCGCGACTCCAATCAGGGTTAATACAAATGCCGAAAGCGGTTGTAACCAACGTTTATATTGTTCGAAAAGTAAATCATTTTCTATACCTGTACCCCTGGTTTTTTCCTTTTTGATCTTATCAGAAAGCTCCTTATTGGTTAAGATCTCATAAATGTTATCATAGGCAGAGAAATCATCCGGACGCATATCCAGAATAGTATCTTTAGGCTTATCAACGCTCTTAAACATATTTTCTTTCAGCCCGTTGATTGTTCTGATCGAATAGTTGGTTAATTTCCAGCTGCGTTTTAGTGAATCCCATTTAATCTGATCTGCAATTACCTTTTTAGTCAGTACATCACCTTTGAAATTATCCAGCATAAAACGGTAACCCGTTTTGGTTTTATTCTCAAAACTCTCCATATAGATATAGGTATTGTTATCTAATTTCATGTGAATCTGGAGCTTACTGGTTGGGTCATTTTTTTTTACATAGGTGTTTTCAAACGTATTCTTGAGCTGATTGGTATAGGGGAGAACATATAAATTGGAACCCAGATTGGCTGCAAATATGATAAATGCGGAAATGAAATAGGGTTGTAAAAAACGATTGAAACTTACACCTCCGCTTAAAATCGGGACAATCTCAGTCTGATCGGCCATTTTTGCGGTAAAGAAAATTACGGCAATGAAGTTGATCAGCGGAGAAAGCATGTTTACGTAAAAAGGAATAGAACCTGCGTAATATTGGGAAAGAACCTGCCAGGCAGACAACTTACTTCTTAAGAAGTCGTCCATTTTTTCTGATAAATCAAAAATTACGATAATGACCACGAAAATACTCAGGGTATAAATGAATGTACCCAGGTATTTCCCGATAATATAACGGTCAATAATTTTAAATCTGCCCTTGAGGATATTCATTTATAATTTATTCCCTAATATAGTCACCATTTTGTTTTTCCAGGCGTAAAACTCGCCGCTGATGATCTTTTCTCTGGCTTCTTTAACTAACCAAAGGTAGAAATGGAGGTTATGCAAAGTTGCAATTTGCGCACCTAACATTTCTTTCGAATGCATCAGGTGCCTCAGATATGCTTTTGAATAAACCTGGTCAGCGTATAAATCACTTTCTGCATCGATAGGAGAAAAATCATCAGCCCATTTTTTATTGCCAATGTTAATGATCCCGTTTCTGGTGAAAAGCATTCCGTTCCTCGCATTTCTGGTCGGCATTACACAGTCGAACATATCTATTCCTAACGCTATATTTTCTAAAATATTGATCGGAGTACCCACACCCATTAAATAACGTGGTTTATCGGCAGGTAAAATGTCGCAGACTACTTCGGTCATGCCGTACATTTCTTCTGCTGGCTCTCCTACCGAAAGGCCGCCAATCGCATTTCCTTCACGCCCCATGGAAGCAATAAATTCTGCAGATTTCTTTCTCAGGTCTTTGTAAACAGATCCCTGAACTATAGGGAATAAGGTTTGATCGAAGCCATATTTAGGCTCAGTGGTATCAAAACGTGCGCAGCAACGTTTTAACCAGCGGTGAGTCATGTTAATTGAATTCGCTGCATATTTATAATCACATGGATAAGGCGTACATTCATCGAAAGCCATAATAATATCAGCACCGATAGTCCGTTGAATATCCATTGCATATTCAGGAGTGAAAAGGTGTTTTGAACCGTCAATATGTGAACGGAAAGTAACTCCTTCTTCTTTGATTTTGTTGACTTTACTTAAAGAATAGACCTGGTAGCCTCCGCTATCTGTTAAAATCGGGCGGTCCCAGCCTATAAATTTATGCAATCCACCTGCACCTTCCAGCACGTCAAGTCCTGGCCGCAAGTATAAATGATAAGTATTTCCTAAAATAATCTGTGCATCAATATCATTTTTAAGCTCGCGCTGATGAACGGCTTTTACCGTTCCTGCGGTGCCCACGGGCATAAAAATCGGTGTTTGGATATCTCCATGAGCAGTAGTAACTGTTCCTGCCCTTGCTTTTGACTGAGGGTCGTTTGCCTGTAAGGTAAATTTCATAAATGTGTGTACGCTTCAAAAAATCTCGGCAAAAGTATGAAAAAACACCCGGTTCTCGATTTTTTTATCAATATATGGCTGCATTACAGATTAAAAATCAGAAATTTGGCGCTTGTCAAAAAAACCATTGTGGAATTAACCTTACTAGAGAGTTGCCTGCTGGGTGCCCTCGTTTTTTGTTTTGCCGTTCAGCTGTATTTTAGTTTATTTATACATTTAAAACTGGCCCTTGTTAAAGTAGAAGAGTTGCCAGCACAGGCTGCCAGGCCATTGAGCGTAATTATTTGCGCGCGGAATGAGGCAGAAAACCTGACGCAGTATTTACCTGCAGTTTTACAGCAGGACTATCCTGATTTTGAGGTTATTGTAGTGAATGATCGTTCCTGGGATCAAACCCGCGAAGTATTGAAAGGCTTTGTTGCACAATATAAACACCTGAAAGTAGTGACAGTTGCTGAAGGAGAAAAGTTTATTGCCGGTAAAAAATTCGCGGTAACCATGGGAATTAAGGCCGCTGCTCATGAGTGGCTGGTTTTTACAGATGCAGATTGTGTACCTGCTTCAGAGCACTGGTTATCAGGAATGCAGCAGCCGGAAAATGACGAGACGGCAATTGTACTTGGATACTCTCCTTATATCCGTAAACGTGGTTTATTGAACAGTCTGATCCGTTTTGAGACCTTTTTTACTGCTGTCAATTACCTGGCTTTTGCTATTCAGGGCATGCCTTATATGGGCGTTGGCAGAAACATGGCCTATAAAAAGTCTCTGTTTTTTAAGAATAAAGGCTTTGCAGCACATATGCACATTCCATCAGGGGATGATGACTTATTCGTGAATGCACATGCTACGGCCCGCAATACAGAAATTCGTTTAAACCGCAGCACACAGGTGTGGTCTGTGCCAAATACGAGTTTCTCAGCTTACCTCAGACAGAAGAAAAGACATTTTGGTGCCGGTAAATTCTACAAAGCCAGACATAAATTTATTTTATCTGTACAGATTATATTTCAGTTTCTGTTCTATGCGCTGTTTGTCGCATTATTGTTTTTTAAACCTGCTAATTACCTGGCTGGTGGTGTTTTTGCACTGAGCCTGATCATTAGAAGTTTTATTTATCCCCGTTTGCTCAAACGCCTCAATTACCCTGATTTGAGATGGTGGTTTCCTGTTTTGGATATTCTGCTTTTCATTTTTCTGGTGTTTAATGGCATTCTGTCTATATTTGTTAAAAAAGTAAAGTGGAAATAACCTCAGCCCTCGTACAAAAGTATTTTAAAGATCTCAGTGCAGATCAGATCGGAAAGTTTGATCAGTTGTTTGAATTATATAGTTTCTGGAATGCGCAGATCAATGTGATCTCCAGGAAGGATATTGAAGAATTATATGAGCGTCATATCCTGCATTCTTTAGGAATCGCTAAATTCTGTACATTCAAACCAGGGGAAAAAGTCCTTGATGTGGGTACTGGAGGCGGTTTTCCGGGTATTCCTTTAGCAATATTATTTCCTGAAACAGAGTTTCACCTGGTAGATTCTATTGGTAAAAAGATTAAGGTGGTTACTGAAGTTGCTGCTGCACTGGGCTTGAAAAATGTAAAAGCATCTCATTTAAGAGCAGAGCAGGTGGACGATAAATATGATTTCGTGGTATCCCGCGCAGTTACCCGTCTGATAGATTTTTATCCATGGATTAAAGATAAATTCAATAAAA from Pedobacter sp. WC2423 carries:
- a CDS encoding TolB family protein, yielding MHYKTKNNKFIITALILLISIFITDKATAQIFGGQQNPFGVNWRQINTSGFQIIYPVEMETEAQRMANNIRYIFPKVGRSLNVRKTTIPIVFQNQGVIANGFVQLGPKKSEFNTTPPQQFDSQDWLNNLAVHELRHAAQFDKLTSGRPYPFPEEVYFAWMGVSIPLWFFEGDAVSNETSLTDVGRGRQPNWIMPYRTALLQGKNLSYSKANFGSQKDVTPGYYQTGYLMASQIRQAAGKFVFDSVLTDIKDRPVRIYPFAKSLKKFSGKNGKQWYEYTSAKVKADWEKQARLSPVKDYAVLNREAKYATDYFLPVKMPDGKILVLKQSKAMPAALMLIDKDKKEQRIQGIGQQEQPWFSYANDLIVWDEVRLDPRFQQRSYSVICTYNLQTKKLNKLSSRSRIFSPTLSADGSKIVAVQIDLSNKVKLIVMDAANGKILRTYKNPENLLIQTPSFNNDGSVITYISVKEAGKALWTVDADGKTTQLISETPQQLSRPVFIGANIAFNAHYNGINNIYSINVNSKKINALSASKYGAFNPSVIKGTDSILLNSYNLFGYEIAQTKIEEQPVGKDNFVFFGAAAEKQENTGNVFDHIPDSSFTSAPYHKLGHLINVHSLIPVIEDEYKGGLQFRSNNLLNTFDAYAGVNYQRDLGRFEYNAGASFKSLYPIFNLTYSNRPRRTFYSTGSGTKQGDWRENYVRLQAVVPINLSAQNHNYNFSVNAGTSYTQRYDAQNLPANFVTALRFPLETGFTFTHTTRTAERDIAPKWAQILRFSYYSQPFDKQLTGDLFTVAGFLYFPGLAKNHSFLANFNYQEATGIRTYNNDINTVYGYNNIMAKSRLKNTLLFNYRFPLFYPDAEIGPLAYIRNVRGGIFCHYENLGTDSNMSQPKTYGFELHGNMNLLRYQPNVDLGTRFVFVNKEYHHHPIFELIVNYTF
- a CDS encoding DMT family transporter, with product MKPLSPSEINRNLLILHATVFIWGFTGILGALISIGSVEMVWYRVLIASITLLIYFKATKFSIRVTKKEFLQFFFTGSIVALHWILFFQAIKVSTVSVTLVCLSSFTLFTAILEPVIKRTAIQLSDIFIGIVIIFGIYLIFHFESNYTAGIIFGLSAAVASSLFSIINSNFAQKSDAKVISFYELSGAFFWITIYRLFDHSLLNESFNLSVSDWIYLMILGTVCTALAYIAGVSVMRTLSAFRVALISNMEPVYGIILAFLFFGHKETMSAGFYMGSALILGAVFLYPIYKKRQSKS
- a CDS encoding LptF/LptG family permease, with the translated sequence MNILKGRFKIIDRYIIGKYLGTFIYTLSIFVVIIVIFDLSEKMDDFLRSKLSAWQVLSQYYAGSIPFYVNMLSPLINFIAVIFFTAKMADQTEIVPILSGGVSFNRFLQPYFISAFIIFAANLGSNLYVLPYTNQLKNTFENTYVKKNDPTSKLQIHMKLDNNTYIYMESFENKTKTGYRFMLDNFKGDVLTKKVIADQIKWDSLKRSWKLTNYSIRTINGLKENMFKSVDKPKDTILDMRPDDFSAYDNIYEILTNKELSDKIKKEKTRGTGIENDLLFEQYKRWLQPLSAFVLTLIGVALSSRKVRGGVGLPLGIGIILSFLYIVMNQFAKMFSLKGGIPPLLAVLIPTIFFGLLGLYLLKKAPK
- the tgt gene encoding tRNA guanosine(34) transglycosylase Tgt — translated: MKFTLQANDPQSKARAGTVTTAHGDIQTPIFMPVGTAGTVKAVHQRELKNDIDAQIILGNTYHLYLRPGLDVLEGAGGLHKFIGWDRPILTDSGGYQVYSLSKVNKIKEEGVTFRSHIDGSKHLFTPEYAMDIQRTIGADIIMAFDECTPYPCDYKYAANSINMTHRWLKRCCARFDTTEPKYGFDQTLFPIVQGSVYKDLRKKSAEFIASMGREGNAIGGLSVGEPAEEMYGMTEVVCDILPADKPRYLMGVGTPINILENIALGIDMFDCVMPTRNARNGMLFTRNGIINIGNKKWADDFSPIDAESDLYADQVYSKAYLRHLMHSKEMLGAQIATLHNLHFYLWLVKEAREKIISGEFYAWKNKMVTILGNKL